Proteins from a single region of Belliella baltica DSM 15883:
- a CDS encoding DUF2490 domain-containing protein, whose translation MKKLSILTIFLFAYLNASQLTAQSYRTSENNSIGWYAAFLTYNLNDKWSIHGEFQWRRTEIISEGKQNLYRTGINYKIHPNVILRSGFAYIDTYPYGKIPIQSAGKTFPEYRTYQMAQVSNPLGNIMLTHRFMLEQRWVGIFTDSNLSKSDDQVYLNRARYMARLDIPLGISSVEKKVPYLAVYDEMFIGFGKNVNQNIFDQNRIGLLIGHKFNKEIRSEIGFISQTVQFGRLINAQEYMQYNNGLIWNTYITL comes from the coding sequence ATGAAAAAATTATCTATCCTTACAATTTTTCTTTTCGCCTATTTGAATGCTTCACAGTTGACTGCTCAAAGTTATCGTACGAGCGAAAATAATTCAATTGGATGGTATGCTGCCTTTCTTACATATAATCTCAATGATAAATGGAGCATTCATGGTGAATTTCAATGGAGAAGAACAGAGATCATTTCGGAAGGAAAGCAAAATCTTTATCGAACAGGAATCAATTATAAAATTCATCCAAATGTGATTTTAAGATCGGGTTTTGCTTACATAGATACCTATCCTTATGGAAAAATTCCAATCCAAAGTGCCGGAAAAACCTTTCCAGAGTACAGAACCTATCAAATGGCTCAGGTCAGCAATCCGCTGGGTAATATTATGCTAACCCACAGGTTTATGCTAGAACAACGATGGGTAGGTATTTTTACTGATTCTAACTTATCCAAATCAGATGATCAGGTATATCTCAACAGAGCTCGGTATATGGCTCGATTAGATATTCCTCTTGGAATCTCTTCGGTTGAAAAAAAGGTGCCTTACCTAGCCGTTTACGATGAAATGTTTATCGGTTTTGGAAAAAATGTAAATCAAAATATTTTTGATCAAAATAGGATTGGTCTGCTGATAGGACATAAATTCAACAAAGAAATCCGTTCTGAAATAGGCTTTATCAGTCAAACAGTTCAATTTGGAAGACTAATAAATGCTCAAGAGTATATGCAATATAACAATGGTCTTATTTGGAATACTTACATCACGCTTTAA
- the glpK gene encoding glycerol kinase GlpK, translated as MEKYVLAMDQGTTSSRSIIFDKSGNIISVAQKEFTQIFPKPGWVEHDPIEIWSTQAAVTAEATAKVGLNGKNLAAIGITNQRETVLVWEKKTGQPIYNAIVWQDKRTSDYCEKLKSDGKEKIVREKTGLVLDPYFSGTKIKWILDNVEGARERAQNGELVCGTIDTWLVWNLTKGETHVTDVSNASRTLLFNINTLQWDDELLQLFDIPKAILPEVKESSEIYGHTKTTIFASKIPISGIAGDQQAALFGQQCTQTGMVKNTYGTGCFMLMNIGDKPIISKNGLLTTVAWSINGKTQYALEGSIFIGGAVVQWLRDKLGVILSSKQVEELAGKVEDTEGVIFVPTFAGLGAPYWNSYARGTLFGLTRNTSDAHIARAALDAIAYQTMDVLHAMQADSGLKIRELRVDGGATVNNLLMQFQSDVMDTNVIRPKVTETTALGAAYLAGLAVGYWKNTEEISEFWVKDRVFEPNPDRSKVEVGIENWHHAIKTIQFWTNKDF; from the coding sequence ATGGAAAAGTATGTTTTAGCCATGGACCAGGGAACTACGAGTTCCCGTTCCATAATTTTTGACAAGAGTGGCAATATCATATCGGTTGCCCAAAAGGAATTTACACAGATATTTCCCAAACCAGGTTGGGTAGAGCATGATCCTATAGAAATCTGGTCAACTCAAGCTGCCGTGACGGCAGAGGCTACTGCTAAAGTTGGTCTAAATGGTAAAAATTTAGCTGCTATTGGGATTACAAACCAAAGAGAAACAGTTTTGGTTTGGGAAAAAAAGACAGGCCAGCCGATTTACAATGCTATAGTTTGGCAAGATAAACGTACGTCAGATTATTGCGAAAAGCTCAAAAGTGATGGGAAAGAAAAAATTGTGAGAGAAAAAACAGGTTTGGTTTTAGATCCCTATTTCTCTGGAACAAAAATTAAATGGATTTTAGATAATGTCGAAGGGGCACGAGAAAGAGCCCAAAATGGAGAGCTCGTATGTGGTACTATAGATACTTGGCTCGTTTGGAATCTCACTAAAGGGGAAACACACGTTACTGACGTCAGTAATGCTTCTAGAACGTTATTGTTTAACATAAACACGCTTCAATGGGATGATGAGCTTCTTCAGCTTTTTGACATTCCAAAAGCAATTTTGCCAGAAGTAAAAGAGAGTAGTGAGATTTACGGTCATACCAAAACCACAATTTTCGCTTCCAAAATACCTATCTCGGGTATAGCAGGTGATCAGCAGGCAGCATTGTTTGGACAACAATGTACCCAAACTGGAATGGTGAAAAATACCTATGGAACTGGTTGTTTTATGCTCATGAATATTGGTGATAAGCCAATTATTTCCAAAAACGGACTGTTGACTACAGTAGCATGGTCTATAAACGGAAAGACCCAATATGCCTTGGAAGGGAGTATTTTTATAGGTGGGGCAGTTGTTCAATGGCTTAGGGACAAGCTAGGAGTAATTCTGAGTTCCAAACAAGTAGAAGAACTAGCAGGAAAAGTGGAAGATACTGAGGGTGTTATTTTTGTGCCGACTTTTGCCGGGTTAGGTGCTCCATACTGGAACTCTTATGCCAGAGGAACTCTATTTGGATTGACAAGGAATACATCAGATGCTCATATTGCTAGAGCTGCTTTGGATGCAATTGCTTATCAGACAATGGATGTACTGCATGCAATGCAAGCTGATAGTGGATTGAAAATCAGAGAACTCCGAGTAGATGGAGGGGCTACAGTCAACAACTTGCTGATGCAATTCCAATCTGATGTAATGGATACCAATGTGATCCGTCCCAAAGTAACAGAAACAACAGCGCTCGGTGCTGCATATTTGGCAGGTTTGGCTGTTGGCTATTGGAAGAATACTGAGGAGATTAGTGAGTTTTGGGTCAAAGATCGAGTTTTTGAACCAAACCCTGATAGAAGTAAGGTTGAAGTTGGTATCGAGAATTGGCATCATGCAATTAAGACGATCCAATTTTGGACAAACAAAGATTTTTAA
- a CDS encoding DMT family transporter, translating into MLLAGLLFSLMNVAVKMIPHIPAIEIILFRSVMSFFMTYFALKRIHVPLLGNNKKLLITRGIAGSIGLMAFFYNLQTIPLASAVTINYLAPIFTTILGIFIVKEKVAKRKYLYFGVSFIGVIIIEGFDPRITSFDLAIGLIASLAMGVAYNVIRKLKNSEHPLVIMFYFPLITTPIAAVLSYFYWITPVGTDWLVLIIVGVLTQAAQYFMTLAYQNANLSKVASLSYVGIIYALSFGFLIFDETYSLITYMGMVLVLAGVILNVTSKK; encoded by the coding sequence ATGCTTCTGGCAGGTCTATTATTTTCACTGATGAATGTAGCGGTGAAAATGATTCCTCATATTCCAGCCATAGAAATTATTCTTTTTAGGTCTGTGATGAGTTTTTTTATGACATACTTCGCACTCAAAAGAATCCATGTTCCTCTTCTCGGGAATAATAAAAAATTGCTGATTACACGTGGGATAGCAGGTTCTATTGGCTTAATGGCTTTCTTTTACAACCTTCAAACCATACCTCTTGCTAGCGCAGTTACCATAAATTACTTGGCTCCAATCTTCACGACCATCTTGGGGATTTTTATAGTAAAGGAAAAAGTAGCTAAGAGAAAATACCTCTATTTTGGAGTTTCCTTTATAGGTGTTATTATTATAGAAGGGTTTGATCCAAGGATCACTTCATTCGATTTGGCAATTGGCTTGATAGCATCTTTAGCTATGGGGGTTGCATACAATGTGATTAGAAAACTGAAAAACTCAGAACACCCTCTGGTAATTATGTTTTATTTTCCTTTAATTACAACACCGATTGCAGCTGTACTTTCTTATTTTTATTGGATCACACCTGTGGGAACCGATTGGCTGGTTTTAATCATTGTAGGTGTTTTGACTCAGGCCGCACAATATTTTATGACTTTAGCATATCAGAATGCTAATCTTTCCAAAGTGGCAAGTTTGAGTTATGTTGGAATCATCTATGCATTGAGTTTTGGTTTTTTGATTTTTGATGAGACATATAGTTTGATTACTTACATGGGGATGGTGCTTGTTTTGGCAGGAGTAATTTTGAATGTGACTTCTAAAAAATAA
- a CDS encoding DeoR/GlpR family DNA-binding transcription regulator: MIKRHTYILEKLKNKQHISVNELCEELNISAVTIRKDFTFLEQKGLLYRTYGGASMHNPYTKEISVLEKEKISFYEKNMIGKTASGLIANQDTIIMASGTTVQFMAEHIAFDLDLVVITSSLKVALELTKREKINVIQLGGEVRNSSNSTAGYHAELFLKDISCDKLFLGVDGIDFSYGITTSNVAEVLLNKKMISCAKEVIVVSDSSKFMKRGFGKISDLDIINTLVTDEKISEVLVKQLEELGINVIIAK; encoded by the coding sequence ATGATAAAACGCCATACCTATATTTTAGAAAAACTAAAAAACAAGCAACATATTTCTGTCAACGAGCTATGCGAAGAGCTAAATATCTCAGCGGTAACAATAAGGAAAGATTTTACTTTTTTGGAACAGAAAGGACTTTTGTATAGAACCTATGGAGGCGCTTCGATGCACAACCCTTACACGAAGGAAATATCGGTTTTGGAAAAAGAAAAAATTTCATTTTATGAAAAAAATATGATCGGTAAAACTGCCTCCGGTCTTATTGCAAATCAAGACACCATAATCATGGCCTCTGGAACTACAGTACAGTTTATGGCAGAACATATAGCGTTTGATTTAGACCTGGTAGTGATAACATCTTCATTGAAGGTCGCTCTTGAATTGACCAAAAGGGAAAAAATCAATGTCATTCAGTTAGGAGGAGAAGTTAGAAATTCTTCAAACTCTACTGCTGGGTACCATGCCGAATTATTTCTCAAAGACATTTCATGCGACAAACTATTTTTGGGAGTTGATGGGATTGATTTCAGTTATGGAATCACCACCTCGAATGTAGCCGAAGTATTGCTTAACAAAAAAATGATTTCCTGCGCAAAAGAAGTAATTGTAGTTTCTGATTCCTCAAAATTTATGAAAAGAGGATTCGGCAAAATATCGGATTTGGATATAATCAACACGTTGGTTACTGATGAAAAAATCTCAGAGGTATTAGTCAAGCAATTAGAGGAACTTGGTATCAATGTAATAATAGCAAAGTAA
- the pncA gene encoding bifunctional nicotinamidase/pyrazinamidase codes for MKALIIVDVQNDFLPGGALAVAEGDQIIPIVNGIQAKFDFIVATQDWHPEDHGSFAINHPDKNVGDFVDLNGVNQILWPVHCVQGSFGAEFHADLNQDNWQAIFRKGTNPKVDSYSGFFDNNRQGDTGLSKFLKDQGVQEIFVCGLAEDYCVKFTVLDGLAEGFDVYLILDATRAVNIHPDDFSKAMIEMENAGATITHSDSI; via the coding sequence ATGAAAGCATTAATAATAGTAGATGTACAAAATGATTTTCTTCCTGGAGGGGCTTTAGCCGTCGCAGAAGGGGATCAGATCATTCCAATAGTTAATGGAATTCAGGCTAAGTTTGATTTTATCGTCGCTACTCAAGACTGGCATCCTGAAGATCATGGAAGTTTTGCAATCAATCATCCCGATAAAAATGTCGGTGACTTTGTAGATCTGAATGGCGTCAATCAAATCCTGTGGCCTGTGCATTGTGTTCAAGGGAGCTTTGGAGCAGAATTCCATGCTGATCTGAATCAAGATAATTGGCAGGCGATTTTTCGAAAAGGGACAAACCCAAAGGTGGATTCTTATTCTGGTTTTTTTGATAACAATAGACAAGGAGATACTGGCTTAAGCAAGTTCCTTAAAGATCAAGGAGTTCAGGAAATCTTTGTTTGCGGATTGGCAGAAGATTACTGTGTGAAATTCACCGTTTTGGATGGGTTGGCTGAGGGGTTTGATGTGTATTTGATTTTGGACGCTACACGCGCCGTGAACATCCATCCTGATGATTTCTCAAAAGCCATGATAGAAATGGAAAATGCTGGAGCAACAATCACTCATTCTGATTCCATTTGA
- a CDS encoding nicotinate phosphoribosyltransferase has product MKITKDLYQGSLALLTDFYQLTMAYAYWKSGKAEQEAIFNLFFRKNPFQSGFTIAAGLEYVIDFCNNFTFNKGDLDYLSEMKNSDGTVVFESDFIEYLREMRFTCDLEAVEEGTVIFPHTPLIKVKGPLIQCQLLETALLNITNFQTLIATKAARVALAAKGDSVLEFGLRRAQGIDGALAASRASFIGGCSATSNVMAGKLFGIPVSGTHAHSWIMSFDTELEAFKAYADAFPDKCIFLVDTYDTINGIRNAIEVGKILREKGKEMLGVRIDSGDLAYFSNIAREMLDEAGFEEAKVVASNDLDEHIITSLKIQDASVSIWGVGTKLVTAYDQPALGAVYKLAAIKNETGDWEPKVKVSQQSIKINVPGEHQVSRFLKNGRAVADMIFLPEYRKGKISATIIDPIDPTKRKRISFEDFEEVSLLKPIFKKGKQVYNCPEINVIKQKTQDNLLHFDKTHKRLTNPHVYPVGLEENLYQIRTDLVFKMKNYDKE; this is encoded by the coding sequence ATGAAAATCACAAAAGACCTCTACCAAGGTTCCTTGGCACTTTTGACAGACTTTTATCAACTCACAATGGCCTATGCGTATTGGAAGTCGGGAAAAGCTGAACAAGAAGCTATTTTCAACCTTTTTTTTAGAAAAAATCCCTTCCAAAGTGGTTTTACAATAGCCGCAGGTCTGGAATATGTGATAGATTTCTGCAATAATTTCACTTTCAATAAAGGTGATTTGGACTATTTGAGTGAGATGAAAAACTCTGACGGAACGGTGGTTTTTGAGTCGGATTTTATTGAATATTTGAGAGAAATGAGATTCACTTGCGATTTGGAAGCGGTGGAAGAGGGGACGGTTATTTTTCCGCACACACCTTTGATCAAAGTCAAAGGCCCATTGATCCAATGTCAGCTTTTGGAAACGGCTTTGTTGAATATCACCAATTTCCAAACCTTAATAGCAACTAAAGCGGCAAGGGTAGCATTGGCAGCAAAAGGTGACTCTGTTTTGGAATTTGGTCTGAGAAGGGCACAAGGAATTGATGGTGCTTTGGCAGCAAGTCGTGCCTCTTTTATTGGAGGTTGCTCTGCCACGAGTAATGTGATGGCAGGAAAGCTCTTCGGAATACCTGTTTCTGGAACACATGCGCACAGTTGGATCATGTCTTTTGATACAGAACTGGAAGCATTCAAAGCCTATGCTGATGCTTTTCCTGATAAGTGTATTTTTCTTGTCGATACCTATGATACTATCAATGGAATTCGTAACGCAATAGAAGTGGGTAAGATTTTAAGAGAAAAAGGTAAGGAAATGCTTGGAGTAAGAATTGATTCTGGCGATTTAGCTTACTTTTCAAATATAGCTAGGGAGATGTTAGATGAAGCTGGTTTTGAGGAAGCCAAAGTGGTAGCAAGCAATGATTTGGACGAACATATCATCACTTCTCTAAAAATCCAAGATGCTTCTGTAAGTATATGGGGAGTAGGAACTAAGCTGGTAACTGCATACGATCAACCTGCTCTAGGAGCAGTTTATAAATTAGCTGCAATCAAAAATGAAACAGGAGATTGGGAACCCAAAGTAAAGGTTTCCCAGCAGTCTATTAAGATTAACGTCCCCGGAGAACATCAGGTCAGCAGATTTTTAAAAAATGGGAGAGCAGTAGCAGATATGATTTTTCTTCCAGAATATAGAAAAGGGAAAATTTCTGCAACCATCATTGACCCCATAGACCCTACAAAAAGAAAGCGAATCAGTTTTGAGGATTTTGAGGAAGTCAGCTTGTTAAAGCCGATTTTTAAAAAAGGAAAGCAAGTTTATAATTGCCCTGAGATCAATGTCATCAAACAAAAGACCCAAGATAATTTATTACACTTCGATAAAACCCATAAGCGATTGACAAATCCACATGTCTATCCAGTAGGACTAGAAGAAAATCTCTATCAAATTAGAACAGACCTAGTTTTCAAAATGAAGAATTATGACAAAGAATAA
- a CDS encoding MIP/aquaporin family protein yields MEAYIFEFIGTAILLLMGTAVVANVVLKDTKGHNSGWIVITTGWALGVYIAVVVAGPYSGAHLNPAVTVSLAVMGSFDWALVPGYIIAQMSGAFIGAFLCWLNYKDHFDRTEDSGTKLAVFSTGPAIRNTPINFIGEVTGTFILLFVIYFITGAEIQSSDGVTPVGLGSVGAIPVAFLVWVIGLSLGGTTGYAINPARDLGPRIFHAIAPIKSKGSSDWGYAWIPVIGPIIGGVLAALAASVLL; encoded by the coding sequence ATGGAAGCTTACATTTTTGAATTTATTGGAACAGCTATTCTCCTTTTAATGGGTACTGCTGTGGTAGCAAACGTAGTATTGAAAGATACAAAGGGCCATAATAGTGGATGGATCGTGATCACTACAGGTTGGGCATTGGGCGTTTATATTGCTGTTGTTGTAGCAGGCCCATACAGTGGAGCACACCTCAATCCCGCAGTGACGGTCTCACTGGCTGTCATGGGGAGTTTTGATTGGGCTTTAGTGCCAGGATATATTATTGCTCAGATGTCTGGTGCGTTTATAGGTGCATTTTTATGCTGGTTGAATTACAAAGATCATTTTGATCGAACAGAAGATAGCGGGACTAAACTTGCTGTCTTTTCAACAGGGCCAGCTATTAGAAATACCCCTATCAATTTTATTGGAGAGGTAACAGGTACATTTATCTTACTGTTTGTGATTTATTTTATTACTGGTGCGGAGATACAATCTAGTGATGGGGTTACACCGGTAGGTCTTGGGTCTGTTGGTGCTATTCCTGTGGCATTCTTGGTTTGGGTGATTGGTTTGAGTTTGGGTGGTACCACGGGATATGCAATTAATCCAGCCAGAGATTTGGGGCCTAGAATTTTTCACGCAATAGCACCAATTAAATCTAAAGGATCGAGTGACTGGGGGTATGCATGGATTCCTGTCATTGGCCCAATAATAGGTGGGGTTTTGGCAGCTTTAGCAGCAAGTGTTTTACTTTAA
- a CDS encoding tagaturonate reductase → MKALNRKNIPTPKRPVKVLQFGEGNFLRGFVDWMIEEMNEKAGFDGNVKIVQPLAQGLGEMLNAQEGLYHVKLQGIQAGQSVDETKLITCVEGVNNPYAAYQEYLNLGTNPDLKFIISNTTEAGIAFDENDIEYRKTPVTFPGKLTALLLERYKVLGGDEASGLVIIPCELIDKNGEQLKAAILKYISLWGLSEEFKNWIENHNTFCNTLVDRIVPGFPKDNIKEIQEELGFEDNLVVMAEPFHLWVIEGPEELEKIFPGPKAGLQIKFVKDQSPYRTRKVRILNGAHTALVPVAYLAGLRTVRESVEDPKIGAFIHETIYDEIIPTLDLSQEELEQFASDVLDRFKNPFIRHELSAIALNSISKFRVRVLPSILEYHSRNGSWPKNLIQSFAALLLFYKGEFEGVKTPVNDDAEIIAFFEKLWSNQSESAIVEGVLKKESFWGEDLSKYKGLSKAISEAMRLAVKIA, encoded by the coding sequence ATGAAAGCACTCAATAGAAAAAATATACCTACTCCCAAAAGACCTGTAAAAGTGTTGCAATTTGGCGAAGGAAACTTCCTTCGTGGATTTGTAGATTGGATGATTGAGGAGATGAATGAGAAGGCAGGTTTCGATGGTAATGTAAAAATCGTACAGCCACTTGCCCAAGGGCTTGGTGAAATGCTCAATGCACAAGAAGGTTTGTATCATGTAAAGCTTCAAGGCATTCAGGCTGGTCAATCAGTTGACGAAACCAAGTTAATCACCTGTGTAGAAGGTGTGAATAATCCTTATGCTGCTTATCAAGAATATTTGAATTTAGGAACCAATCCTGATCTCAAGTTTATCATTTCCAATACTACAGAAGCAGGGATTGCTTTTGACGAGAATGATATAGAATATAGGAAAACGCCGGTTACTTTTCCAGGAAAACTTACTGCACTCCTCCTTGAAAGATACAAGGTTTTGGGAGGAGATGAAGCAAGCGGATTGGTGATCATTCCTTGTGAACTGATAGACAAGAATGGAGAGCAGCTGAAAGCAGCAATTTTGAAATACATTTCCCTTTGGGGGCTTTCAGAAGAATTTAAAAATTGGATAGAAAATCACAATACTTTCTGCAATACGCTAGTGGACAGGATTGTTCCCGGATTCCCAAAAGATAACATCAAAGAAATTCAAGAAGAATTAGGATTTGAAGATAATTTGGTGGTCATGGCGGAGCCATTTCACTTGTGGGTGATAGAAGGTCCTGAGGAATTAGAGAAGATATTCCCTGGACCAAAAGCAGGACTTCAGATCAAATTTGTCAAAGATCAGAGCCCATATAGAACAAGGAAAGTAAGAATTCTCAATGGGGCGCACACTGCCTTAGTTCCTGTAGCTTATTTGGCTGGACTGAGAACAGTGAGGGAATCTGTTGAAGATCCAAAAATTGGAGCTTTCATTCATGAGACTATTTATGATGAAATCATCCCAACTTTAGATCTTTCTCAGGAAGAATTAGAGCAGTTTGCTTCTGATGTTTTGGACAGATTCAAAAATCCATTTATCCGACATGAATTGAGTGCGATTGCTTTGAATTCTATTTCGAAGTTTAGGGTCCGTGTACTTCCAAGCATCTTGGAATATCACAGCAGAAATGGATCATGGCCTAAAAATCTCATTCAATCATTTGCTGCACTCCTACTATTTTATAAAGGAGAATTTGAAGGAGTCAAAACACCGGTAAACGATGATGCAGAAATCATAGCATTTTTTGAAAAGCTCTGGAGTAATCAAAGTGAATCGGCGATCGTAGAGGGAGTTTTAAAGAAAGAATCATTTTGGGGTGAAGACCTCAGTAAGTATAAAGGCTTGAGCAAAGCTATAAGCGAAGCCATGCGATTAGCTGTAAAAATTGCATAG
- the prs gene encoding ribose-phosphate diphosphokinase, which translates to MTKNKKIIFSTQAYSYLKERVLKAGDFEMGEIEVKQFPDGERYQRILTNVYEKNVVLIGGTISDSDTLEIYDLAHALIKYGAKSIFIIFPYFGYSTMERAVKKGEVVTAKSRAVMFSSLPRTSQGNHFMFFDLHSEGIPHYFEGQVLINHVYCKSIVTKVALELAAPGFVMACTDAGRAKWVESLANDMGVNAAFVFKRRVSGDKTEVTSISADVEGKDVVIYDDMIRTGGSLINAAKAYKEAGANRIFTITTHGLFNNDALAKIKASGVIEKVISTDTHINSYALESDLLRVESIADLIVEELK; encoded by the coding sequence ATGACAAAGAATAAAAAAATCATCTTCTCAACACAAGCTTATAGTTACCTTAAAGAAAGGGTTTTGAAAGCTGGAGATTTTGAGATGGGTGAAATTGAAGTCAAGCAGTTTCCAGATGGTGAGCGCTATCAGCGGATTTTGACGAATGTTTATGAGAAAAATGTAGTCTTAATCGGTGGGACAATTTCTGATTCAGACACTTTAGAAATATATGATTTAGCACATGCATTGATCAAATATGGAGCAAAATCAATCTTTATCATTTTTCCATATTTTGGTTATTCCACCATGGAGCGTGCAGTCAAAAAAGGAGAAGTGGTCACTGCAAAATCCAGAGCAGTGATGTTTTCTTCTCTTCCTAGAACGAGTCAAGGCAATCATTTCATGTTTTTTGATTTACACTCGGAAGGAATTCCACATTATTTTGAAGGCCAAGTTTTGATCAACCATGTGTATTGCAAGTCAATTGTAACTAAAGTGGCATTGGAGTTGGCAGCGCCAGGGTTTGTAATGGCTTGTACAGATGCTGGGAGAGCTAAATGGGTAGAATCTCTAGCCAATGACATGGGAGTAAATGCAGCCTTTGTATTCAAGAGAAGAGTTTCGGGAGATAAAACTGAAGTAACAAGCATCTCAGCAGATGTAGAAGGAAAAGATGTAGTTATCTATGATGATATGATTCGAACAGGTGGTTCTCTAATCAATGCGGCGAAAGCATATAAAGAAGCTGGAGCAAATAGAATTTTCACCATCACCACACATGGGCTTTTTAATAATGATGCCTTGGCGAAAATTAAAGCTTCCGGAGTGATAGAGAAAGTAATATCAACCGACACACATATCAATAGTTATGCTTTGGAATCTGACTTGTTGAGAGTTGAAAGCATAGCTGATTTGATCGTAGAGGAGCTGAAGTGA
- a CDS encoding glycerol-3-phosphate dehydrogenase/oxidase, with protein sequence MKLSKPNKDKTKLDMKFDRNESLSHLKNEVVWDVVVIGGGATGLGVAVDSASRGYKTILLESHDFAKGTSSRSTKLVHGGVRYMANGDISLVKEALRERGLLAKNATHLFKNQSFVIPNYNFWGGVYYKIGLSIYDLLAGKLSLGRTKYLSKSTIQKYIPTINPHKLANGVLYQDGQFDDARLAINLAQTAVEQGAVVLNYCSVIGFEKDKEGKVIGVEAKEKETGVVYKLKSKAIVNATGVFTNEIMQMDNPDSKKTIIPSQGIHLVLDQSFLPSNKALMIPKTSDGRVLFAVPWHGKVIIGTTDTLIKECSYEPYPLEREIDFILETAQRFLVGKPTRKDVKAVFSGLRPLAAPSDQTKSTKEISRSHKIIVSKSGIVSMIGGKWTTYRKMAEEIVDKLIALGKLDLSVCRTEEISIHGNSGKTPVDFSNPYYVYGSDMDTLERLRKENPEYQEKIHPEYAYRLDMVAFAVKYEMAIQIEDVLARRLRLLFLDAKAAQESAPKVAICMANLLGKGQNWIDDQLESFKELSNKYLLKC encoded by the coding sequence ATGAAATTATCGAAACCTAATAAAGATAAAACGAAACTCGATATGAAATTTGATAGAAATGAATCTTTGAGCCATTTAAAAAATGAAGTAGTTTGGGATGTTGTAGTTATAGGAGGTGGGGCTACAGGATTGGGGGTTGCAGTTGATTCAGCTAGTAGAGGATACAAGACAATACTGTTGGAGTCACATGATTTTGCGAAGGGAACTTCAAGTCGTAGTACCAAATTGGTACATGGCGGAGTGCGCTATATGGCAAATGGTGATATTTCATTAGTAAAAGAAGCTCTAAGAGAAAGGGGGTTGTTAGCAAAAAATGCTACTCATCTTTTTAAAAATCAAAGTTTTGTAATTCCAAATTACAATTTTTGGGGAGGGGTTTATTATAAGATTGGGCTTTCGATTTATGATTTATTGGCTGGTAAACTAAGTTTGGGAAGGACCAAATATCTTTCAAAAAGTACAATCCAAAAGTATATTCCTACCATCAATCCTCATAAATTGGCAAATGGTGTGTTATATCAGGATGGACAATTCGATGATGCAAGGTTGGCGATCAATTTAGCTCAAACTGCAGTAGAGCAAGGTGCTGTTGTGTTAAATTATTGTTCTGTTATTGGTTTTGAAAAGGATAAAGAAGGTAAAGTAATAGGAGTTGAAGCGAAAGAAAAAGAAACAGGTGTTGTCTATAAGTTGAAATCAAAAGCAATAGTAAATGCCACTGGTGTTTTCACAAATGAAATCATGCAGATGGACAATCCCGATTCCAAAAAAACAATAATTCCTAGTCAGGGAATCCATTTGGTATTGGATCAATCTTTTTTGCCTTCAAATAAAGCTTTGATGATTCCCAAAACTTCTGACGGTAGGGTACTGTTTGCTGTTCCTTGGCACGGCAAAGTGATTATTGGGACAACAGACACATTGATAAAGGAATGTAGTTATGAACCATACCCTTTGGAAAGGGAGATAGATTTTATTCTTGAGACTGCCCAAAGATTTTTGGTTGGCAAACCTACAAGAAAAGATGTCAAGGCTGTTTTCTCAGGTCTTAGGCCATTGGCAGCGCCATCAGATCAAACAAAAAGCACAAAAGAAATTTCAAGAAGTCACAAAATTATTGTTTCTAAATCAGGTATAGTGAGCATGATAGGAGGGAAATGGACTACTTACAGAAAGATGGCTGAAGAAATAGTTGACAAGCTTATTGCACTTGGGAAATTGGATTTATCAGTATGTAGAACAGAAGAAATTTCTATACATGGAAATTCTGGGAAAACACCAGTAGATTTTTCAAATCCTTATTATGTGTATGGGAGTGATATGGATACTTTGGAAAGACTTAGAAAAGAGAATCCCGAATATCAAGAAAAAATCCATCCAGAATATGCTTACCGATTGGATATGGTAGCCTTTGCCGTAAAGTATGAAATGGCAATTCAGATAGAAGATGTTTTGGCAAGACGACTGCGACTATTGTTTTTGGATGCCAAAGCTGCCCAAGAGAGTGCACCAAAAGTGGCAATTTGTATGGCTAATTTATTGGGAAAAGGCCAAAATTGGATTGATGATCAGCTAGAAAGTTTCAAAGAATTGTCTAATAAATATTTATTGAAATGTTGA